The following are from one region of the Heterodontus francisci isolate sHetFra1 chromosome 34, sHetFra1.hap1, whole genome shotgun sequence genome:
- the LOC137348495 gene encoding zinc finger protein 664-like, translating into MEKPWKCGDCGKRFSSPSQLETHRRSHTGERPFICSVCGRGLINSSDLLKHQRVHTGVRPFICLECGKGFKILSNLQTHQRVHSDKRPFKCSDCEKRFKSKHDLLKHQRTYTGERPFTCCVCGKGFADSNNLLRHQQVHK; encoded by the coding sequence atggagaaaccgtggaaatgtggagactgtgggaagagattcagttccccatcccagctggaaactcatcgacgtagtcacactggagagaggccgttcatctgctccgtgtgtgggagggGGCTCATTAATTCTTccgacctgctgaaacaccagcgagttcatactggggtAAGACCGTTTATCTGCCTTGAATGTGGGAAGGGGTTTAAAATTTTAtcaaacctccagacacaccagcgggttcactcTGATAAGAGACCCTTTAAATGTTCTGATTGTGAGAAGAGGTTTAAAAGTAaacatgatctgctgaaacaccaacgtacttacaccggggagaggccattcacctgctgtgtgtgtgggaagggatttgctgatTCAAACAACCTactgagacaccagcaagttcacaagtga